Proteins from one Flavobacterium sp. N2038 genomic window:
- a CDS encoding DUF2490 domain-containing protein — protein sequence MPISSAQHISLKKISLILVLLLVTSISYSQSIHYNQFWNEIQFNRTINKKWSAELDLEGTYSSTDYSSNLFDKNIQRAIRGWGHYYLTPRWKLSASLGYHNNKDVPEIGQFESPEWRFTTQGTYFFHKTGYTLSTRMRLEFRHLKNQEDDYENVLRYRQQIKYMQPLNSKILRQGVVYAVASDEVYIKTQAEVTGESFFDRNRFNIGAGYLFTDDIQVELTYANEYLPRSTQNKIINAASLNVTFNNLFKKLHKKLFQKPETTVED from the coding sequence ATGCCTATAAGTTCTGCTCAACACATATCACTCAAAAAAATAAGCCTAATACTTGTACTTCTTTTAGTTACAAGTATTAGCTATTCTCAATCGATTCACTACAATCAGTTTTGGAATGAAATTCAGTTCAACAGAACGATAAACAAAAAATGGTCTGCCGAACTCGATCTCGAAGGAACCTATAGCAGCACCGATTATTCGTCAAATCTTTTTGATAAAAATATACAAAGAGCTATCCGGGGCTGGGGACATTATTACTTAACACCACGTTGGAAACTATCTGCTTCTTTGGGTTACCACAATAATAAAGATGTTCCGGAGATCGGTCAGTTTGAATCACCCGAATGGAGATTTACTACTCAGGGAACTTACTTCTTTCATAAAACTGGTTACACATTAAGCACCAGAATGCGACTTGAATTTAGACATCTTAAAAACCAAGAAGATGATTATGAAAATGTATTGCGATATCGCCAGCAGATTAAGTACATGCAACCACTTAACAGCAAAATATTAAGACAAGGTGTTGTTTACGCAGTTGCTTCTGATGAAGTTTACATAAAAACTCAGGCAGAAGTTACCGGAGAAAGTTTTTTTGACAGAAACAGATTTAATATTGGAGCTGGATACCTGTTTACTGATGATATACAAGTTGAATTAACTTATGCAAACGAATACCTTCCCAGAAGTACCCAAAACAAAATTATAAACGCTGCATCTCTAAATGTAACTTTCAATAATCTTTTTAAAAAATTGCATAAAAAATTATTTCAAAAGCCAGAAACAACAGTCGAAGATTAA
- a CDS encoding SusC/RagA family TonB-linked outer membrane protein: protein MKLKFNGFLVLLLVLVAQLSFAQERAVSGTVSDNAGMPLPGVSVLVKGTKTGTQSDFDGKFSIKASSSQILVFSYIGMKTQEVAATSATVNVKLADAGAQELEGVVVTAFGIKREKKSLGYATTTLKAEAITAVVNTNPFETLSGKIAGVDITAPSQPGASTKVVIRGLNTITGNAGPLYIVDGSPINNTATGTSNNGTASSTRSYDTGNGISDLDPNNIESMTVLKGAAASALYGSRAGGGVILITTKKGKSNTGIKVDVLASTEFSEVARVPHLQNSFGQGWNGVGYSGSNTFSNENGSWGPAFNGEVRPWGSIYKNTQQLKSYVGLKDNVRDFYNTGSLATQSVNLSGGGDTSDFSLVFSNVNSDGVVPSDADLYKKQSLGFNGGLKGKKFTLRTALNYVYKNQSVVNTGQGDDAGQGSTLQQDLLQIPRDVSIVDLADYKGNPFNTPDYYFTPYAANPYFSINENSTKVYGNNVFGNVNLSYKITDKIVASWQVGGNIRSERFKSYGAIVDYAPGSAQAIAGANKVVGGVTEGRSEYSEFDTFFNINYNTNLSEDWTLNLLGGLNYNKRESDELFNTITNLGIANYYELSNSPNRPTITQTNSLRRNAAVYASAEFAFKNRYFATLTGREDATSTLPIGNNAYFYPALSLGAIVIDNGSTFLKLRGAASKIANDTQPYVTENSYIPGSAAANFGIIASPMGGVSYYEASSRLANPELKPESTIEYEVGAEGSFLKNRISYDIALYHKTTSDLIVNLPLDPSTGFTSKYINAAEVVNKGIELSLSGSPIKNKDFSWNLTYTFTKNLNEVTKLADGFNDIDLAPVYGVTYRATKGQPIGTFYSLVPKTNDAGQYIVNANTGMYETSADIQRIGNSQRDFVMGLQNTFKYKNFNLGLSFDWKQGGEFYSYTKRLSHFTGNGAETVYNDRNTFIIPNSVNEHVDAAGAVTYTENTTPVTFANVSSFYNTTNNPGIESTHVIDKTFVRLREINFNYDFPSSVSKNMGLNKITLGIYGRNLFLWTPGSNPYTDPETGTYGTGVLSDVGEFAANPSQRSIGGVLKLSF from the coding sequence ATGAAACTAAAGTTCAATGGATTCTTAGTACTGTTATTGGTACTAGTCGCGCAACTTTCTTTTGCGCAAGAAAGAGCTGTTTCTGGAACAGTTTCTGACAATGCAGGAATGCCTCTACCAGGTGTTAGTGTATTAGTTAAAGGAACTAAAACGGGAACACAATCAGACTTTGATGGTAAATTTTCTATTAAAGCATCTTCAAGCCAAATTTTGGTATTTAGCTACATTGGGATGAAAACCCAAGAAGTAGCAGCTACTTCTGCAACAGTTAATGTAAAATTAGCTGACGCTGGCGCACAAGAACTAGAAGGTGTTGTTGTAACTGCCTTTGGTATTAAAAGAGAGAAAAAATCTCTTGGTTACGCAACAACAACTTTGAAAGCAGAAGCAATTACTGCAGTAGTTAACACAAACCCATTTGAAACACTTTCTGGTAAAATTGCCGGAGTTGATATTACAGCACCGTCTCAACCAGGAGCTTCTACTAAAGTTGTTATCCGTGGTTTGAACACTATTACTGGTAATGCAGGACCGCTTTACATTGTTGATGGTTCTCCAATTAACAATACTGCAACAGGTACTAGTAATAATGGTACTGCTTCTTCAACTAGATCATATGATACAGGTAACGGTATCAGTGACCTTGACCCTAACAACATTGAAAGTATGACAGTTCTTAAAGGAGCTGCTGCATCTGCTTTATATGGTTCAAGAGCTGGGGGTGGTGTAATCCTTATTACAACTAAAAAAGGAAAATCAAACACTGGAATTAAAGTTGACGTTTTAGCTTCAACTGAATTCAGTGAGGTTGCTAGAGTTCCTCACTTACAAAATTCATTCGGACAAGGATGGAATGGTGTTGGATATTCAGGATCTAACACTTTCAGTAATGAAAATGGTTCTTGGGGACCTGCATTCAATGGAGAAGTTAGACCATGGGGTAGTATTTACAAGAATACTCAACAATTAAAATCTTATGTAGGTCTAAAAGATAACGTTAGAGACTTCTACAACACAGGATCTTTAGCTACTCAATCTGTAAACTTAAGTGGTGGTGGAGATACTTCAGATTTCTCTTTAGTATTCTCAAATGTAAACAGTGATGGTGTTGTACCATCTGATGCTGATTTATACAAAAAACAATCTTTAGGTTTCAATGGAGGTTTAAAAGGTAAAAAATTTACTTTAAGAACTGCATTAAACTATGTATACAAAAACCAAAGTGTTGTTAATACAGGACAAGGTGATGATGCAGGACAAGGTTCTACATTACAACAAGATTTATTACAAATCCCTAGAGACGTTAGTATCGTAGATTTAGCAGATTACAAAGGTAATCCATTCAATACTCCAGATTACTACTTTACTCCTTACGCTGCAAATCCTTACTTCTCAATTAACGAGAACAGTACTAAAGTTTACGGAAACAACGTTTTTGGAAACGTAAACTTAAGCTACAAAATTACTGATAAAATTGTTGCTTCATGGCAAGTGGGTGGTAACATTAGATCTGAAAGATTTAAAAGTTACGGAGCTATTGTTGATTACGCTCCAGGTTCTGCTCAAGCAATTGCAGGAGCAAACAAAGTTGTGGGTGGTGTTACAGAAGGAAGATCTGAATACAGTGAATTTGATACTTTCTTCAACATTAACTATAACACAAACTTGAGTGAAGACTGGACATTAAACCTTTTAGGTGGTTTAAACTACAACAAAAGAGAGTCTGATGAATTGTTTAACACAATTACAAATCTTGGTATAGCTAATTACTACGAATTATCTAACTCACCAAACAGACCAACTATTACACAAACAAACTCATTAAGAAGAAATGCTGCTGTATATGCTTCTGCTGAATTTGCTTTCAAAAACAGATATTTTGCTACACTTACTGGTAGAGAAGATGCTACATCTACATTACCAATTGGAAACAATGCTTATTTCTACCCAGCATTATCTCTTGGTGCTATTGTAATTGATAACGGAAGTACTTTCTTAAAATTAAGAGGTGCTGCTTCTAAAATTGCAAATGACACTCAGCCTTATGTAACTGAAAACTCATACATTCCAGGTTCTGCTGCTGCAAACTTTGGTATCATTGCATCTCCAATGGGAGGCGTAAGTTACTACGAAGCTTCAAGTAGACTAGCAAATCCAGAATTGAAACCAGAATCTACAATTGAGTACGAAGTTGGAGCTGAGGGATCATTCTTGAAAAACAGAATTAGCTATGATATTGCATTATATCATAAAACAACTTCTGATTTGATCGTTAACTTACCGTTAGATCCTTCAACAGGATTTACAAGTAAATATATTAATGCTGCTGAAGTAGTAAACAAAGGTATCGAGCTTTCTCTTTCAGGTAGTCCAATTAAAAACAAAGACTTTTCTTGGAACTTAACTTACACGTTCACTAAAAACCTTAATGAAGTTACTAAGTTAGCTGACGGATTTAACGATATCGACTTAGCGCCTGTTTATGGTGTAACTTATAGAGCTACAAAAGGACAACCAATCGGAACATTCTATTCTCTTGTACCAAAAACAAATGATGCAGGGCAATATATTGTTAATGCTAACACAGGTATGTACGAAACAAGTGCTGACATCCAACGCATTGGGAACTCACAACGTGATTTCGTAATGGGTTTACAAAATACTTTCAAATACAAAAACTTCAACTTAGGTCTTTCATTTGACTGGAAACAAGGTGGAGAATTCTACTCTTACACTAAGAGATTATCACACTTTACAGGAAATGGTGCAGAAACTGTTTACAATGACAGAAACACATTCATCATCCCTAACTCTGTTAATGAGCACGTAGATGCTGCAGGTGCTGTTACTTATACTGAAAACACAACTCCGGTTACTTTCGCTAACGTATCATCATTCTACAACACTACAAACAACCCAGGAATTGAATCTACTCACGTAATTGACAAAACTTTTGTTAGATTAAGAGAGATTAATTTCAACTATGATTTCCCATCTTCAGTAAGTAAAAACATGGGATTAAACAAAATCACTCTTGGAATCTACGGAAGAAACCTTTTCTTATGGACTCCAGGAAGCAACCCTTACACAGATCCAGAAACTGGAACTTACGGAACAGGTGTACTTTCTGATGTAGGAGAATTTGCAGCTAACCCTTCTCAAAGATCTATTGGAGGAGTTTTAAAATTATCATTCTAA
- a CDS encoding lipid-binding protein → MKKFKQNITRILVAVLVLTSFSSCDEVGDIDAGGTSVQSMAGDWYVQLLAADGEVVEDYGLLSTFNTSANDGKDFWIDDHNNMWGFKVKTPVTISSLSFAGNNLASKIVRDIASTPNIIETYSVNVNITDGKIVKNGATSTGGHTVDGISFKAEFSDEPGVIYEIKGYKRTGFAEDEH, encoded by the coding sequence ATGAAAAAATTTAAACAAAATATAACACGTATACTAGTAGCGGTACTTGTTCTTACTTCGTTTTCATCTTGCGATGAAGTTGGGGATATTGATGCTGGAGGAACTTCTGTTCAGTCAATGGCCGGTGATTGGTATGTACAATTATTAGCGGCTGACGGAGAGGTGGTAGAGGACTATGGACTTCTTTCTACCTTCAACACATCAGCAAATGATGGAAAAGATTTCTGGATAGATGATCATAATAATATGTGGGGTTTTAAAGTTAAGACACCCGTAACTATCAGTTCATTGTCATTTGCAGGAAATAATTTAGCAAGTAAAATTGTACGTGACATTGCTTCAACACCTAACATTATTGAAACATATTCAGTTAACGTAAACATCACAGATGGTAAAATCGTTAAAAATGGTGCTACATCTACTGGAGGCCATACTGTTGACGGCATCTCTTTTAAAGCTGAATTCTCTGATGAACCAGGAGTTATTTATGAAATAAAAGGTTATAAAAGAACCGGTTTCGCTGAAGACGAACACTAA
- a CDS encoding replication-associated recombination protein A, whose protein sequence is MEAPLAERIRPQTLEDYISQSHLVGPSGSLTQQISKGIIPSLIFWGPPGTGKTTLSQIIAQESKRPFYVLSAINSGVKDIRDVIEKAKQSGGLFTAKNPILFIDEIHRFSKSQQDSLLAAVEKGWITLIGATTENPSFEVIPALLSRCQVYILNAFTKDDLESLLHRAMKTDSYLASKNIILKETEALLRLSGGDGRKLLNIFELVVNASAEDKIIITNARVLELVQQNTVLYDKTGEQHYDIVSAFIKSIRGSDPNGAVYWLARMIEGGEDVKFIARRMLILSSEDIGNANPTAFIMANNTFQAVTTIGYPESRIILSQCAIYLATSPKSNASYMAIGNAQQLVKQTGDLPVPIHLRNAPTKLMKELGYGDDYKYSHDYANNFAEQEFLPDAIKETVLYNPGSNSRENSNREFLKNRWKDKYSY, encoded by the coding sequence ATGGAAGCACCTTTAGCCGAGCGTATTCGCCCACAAACATTAGAAGATTATATTAGCCAGAGTCATTTGGTTGGACCAAGCGGTTCATTAACACAACAAATTTCAAAGGGTATAATTCCGTCTTTAATATTTTGGGGACCACCAGGAACCGGAAAAACAACTTTATCACAAATTATTGCGCAAGAGTCAAAACGTCCGTTTTATGTTCTGAGTGCGATAAATTCGGGTGTAAAAGACATTCGTGATGTAATCGAAAAAGCGAAACAAAGCGGTGGCTTATTTACGGCCAAAAATCCCATTTTATTCATAGACGAGATTCACCGTTTTAGTAAATCACAACAAGACTCTCTTTTGGCAGCTGTCGAAAAAGGATGGATCACACTTATAGGGGCAACTACCGAAAATCCGAGCTTTGAAGTTATTCCAGCGCTACTTTCACGCTGTCAGGTTTATATATTGAATGCTTTCACAAAAGATGATCTGGAATCGCTTTTACACAGAGCAATGAAAACGGACTCTTATCTAGCTTCAAAAAATATTATATTAAAAGAAACCGAGGCTTTATTAAGACTTTCTGGCGGTGATGGCAGAAAACTTCTAAATATTTTTGAACTTGTTGTTAACGCTTCTGCAGAAGATAAAATTATAATCACAAATGCTCGTGTTTTAGAGCTTGTACAGCAGAATACCGTTTTATATGACAAAACTGGTGAACAGCATTATGATATTGTTTCCGCCTTTATAAAATCAATTCGAGGAAGCGATCCAAATGGAGCTGTGTATTGGTTAGCAAGGATGATTGAAGGTGGCGAAGACGTAAAATTTATTGCTCGTAGAATGCTAATTCTGTCCAGCGAAGATATTGGAAATGCAAATCCAACTGCGTTTATCATGGCAAATAATACTTTTCAGGCCGTAACCACTATTGGATATCCTGAAAGTCGAATTATTCTGAGTCAATGCGCAATTTATCTGGCAACATCTCCAAAAAGTAATGCATCATATATGGCAATTGGAAATGCACAACAGTTGGTAAAACAAACCGGAGATTTACCTGTTCCAATCCATTTACGAAATGCACCGACCAAACTTATGAAAGAATTAGGTTATGGCGATGATTATAAATATTCGCACGATTATGCAAATAACTTTGCCGAGCAGGAATTTCTGCCTGATGCTATAAAAGAAACGGTTCTTTACAATCCGGGAAGCAATTCAAGAGAGAACAGCAACCGCGAATTTCTAAAGAACCGCTGGAAAGATAAATATAGTTATTAA
- a CDS encoding rhomboid family intramembrane serine protease — protein sequence MNDNHFKFSYTVIGLPVFFVLFLWIVYWFQIRFDFDFYQNGIYPRDFSGLQGVLFSPFIHENLSHLYNNSIPLLVLLAALQFFYPKQTIAVIGYGILFSGLITWIIGRENYHIGASGLIYVLVSFIFFKGIQTGYYRLVALSLSVILLYGGMIWYVFPDVDATISWEGHLAGFITGFVLSLLYKTPEYAKPIVYDWQKPDFKPEEDAFMKHFDENGNFVNTKADEVEEEEALFSYFSSNVPVYYDITKKESEDKL from the coding sequence ATGAATGATAATCACTTTAAATTTTCTTACACAGTAATTGGTCTTCCTGTTTTTTTTGTCCTTTTTTTGTGGATCGTTTATTGGTTCCAAATTCGTTTTGATTTTGATTTTTATCAGAATGGAATTTATCCCAGGGATTTTTCAGGTTTGCAAGGTGTGTTGTTTAGTCCGTTTATACATGAAAATTTAAGTCATTTATACAATAATTCTATTCCGCTTTTGGTTTTACTCGCTGCCTTGCAGTTTTTTTATCCTAAACAGACTATTGCAGTTATTGGCTATGGAATTCTTTTTTCGGGATTAATTACCTGGATTATTGGTCGTGAGAATTATCATATTGGTGCAAGTGGATTGATTTATGTTTTAGTAAGCTTTATTTTTTTTAAAGGAATTCAAACAGGATATTATCGGTTAGTTGCACTTTCGCTTTCGGTTATTTTACTTTACGGTGGTATGATTTGGTATGTGTTTCCTGATGTAGATGCTACAATTTCCTGGGAGGGGCATTTGGCAGGCTTTATAACAGGATTTGTTTTGAGCTTATTATATAAAACGCCGGAATATGCAAAACCAATAGTTTATGATTGGCAAAAACCTGATTTTAAACCGGAAGAAGATGCTTTTATGAAACACTTTGATGAAAACGGTAATTTTGTAAATACAAAAGCAGATGAAGTGGAGGAGGAGGAAGCTCTGTTTTCTTATTTTAGTTCTAATGTTCCTGTTTATTATGATATTACTAAAAAGGAATCTGAAGATAAGCTCTGA
- a CDS encoding SusD/RagB family nutrient-binding outer membrane lipoprotein, translating to MKKIATLITALFLLVSCDDTFDINRDPDLLPPGQAYATILPAGIAGVVGAQGSYYALIGGFWSQFWTQNNTSNQYKNIDQYSIGTNDYQVGWTAMYDALNDIRVVKAKALKEGNNNYYLIATVLEVQASQVMTDLYDDIPYTEANNPLFLQPKFNTGKEAYDLMIADLKSALAKDQSASVGDVPGKDDFIFNGNMENWTKYGNTLLLKLHMRLTQVNPTLAQSGITALINSGAQFLDVDAAMTQFEDAADRSNPLYESDRRQLNTTLNLRASKTLYSYLAINADPRKDKYYGVGQPNNQGDFLNTATGLSLVTLFPKTPVYLISAEESYFLQAEALTRYYAGAGAKEKYDLGVQANFAKYNTETKVVNPDGTTSTVPAVGNANNILAAGGKYEFPATGTAAQIEAIITQKWIASFPGNGYESFLEQNRTGFPKESAVKQSNEAYIPGQLATSVETVLGANQFPRRIILPNTVKSRNPNAPALKKIIDPVWWDVN from the coding sequence ATGAAAAAAATAGCAACATTAATAACAGCTCTTTTCTTATTAGTGTCATGTGATGATACATTTGACATTAATAGAGATCCGGATCTATTGCCTCCTGGGCAAGCATATGCTACAATTTTACCGGCTGGTATTGCTGGAGTTGTAGGAGCACAAGGGTCTTACTATGCTTTAATTGGTGGGTTCTGGTCTCAATTTTGGACTCAAAACAATACTTCAAACCAATATAAAAATATTGACCAATACAGTATTGGAACAAATGATTACCAAGTTGGCTGGACAGCAATGTACGATGCTTTAAACGACATTAGAGTGGTTAAAGCAAAAGCATTAAAAGAAGGTAATAACAACTATTACTTGATTGCTACAGTACTTGAAGTACAAGCTTCTCAGGTAATGACAGATTTATACGATGATATCCCTTACACAGAGGCTAACAATCCATTATTTTTACAACCAAAATTTAATACTGGAAAAGAGGCTTACGATTTAATGATCGCTGATTTAAAATCAGCTTTAGCAAAAGATCAATCTGCTTCTGTAGGTGATGTACCAGGGAAAGATGATTTCATTTTTAATGGAAACATGGAAAACTGGACTAAATATGGTAATACTTTATTGTTAAAACTTCATATGAGATTAACTCAGGTTAACCCTACTCTTGCTCAATCAGGAATTACAGCTTTAATTAATTCTGGTGCACAATTCTTAGATGTTGATGCTGCTATGACTCAATTTGAAGATGCTGCTGACAGAAGTAACCCTTTGTACGAATCAGACAGAAGACAATTAAACACTACTTTAAATCTTAGAGCTAGTAAAACATTGTACAGTTATTTGGCTATTAACGCAGATCCGCGTAAAGACAAATATTACGGAGTAGGACAACCAAACAACCAAGGTGATTTCTTAAACACTGCGACTGGTCTTTCATTAGTAACATTATTCCCTAAGACTCCGGTATATTTAATAAGTGCTGAGGAAAGCTATTTCTTACAAGCAGAAGCTCTTACTAGATATTATGCTGGTGCTGGTGCTAAAGAAAAATATGATTTAGGAGTACAAGCAAATTTTGCTAAATACAACACTGAAACTAAAGTTGTCAATCCAGATGGTACAACTTCTACTGTTCCAGCTGTTGGCAATGCAAATAATATCTTAGCTGCTGGTGGAAAATATGAATTCCCTGCAACTGGAACTGCTGCTCAAATTGAAGCAATTATCACTCAAAAATGGATCGCAAGTTTCCCTGGAAACGGTTACGAGTCATTCTTAGAGCAAAACAGAACTGGATTCCCAAAAGAATCAGCTGTTAAACAATCTAACGAAGCATACATTCCTGGACAACTTGCTACATCTGTAGAAACTGTACTTGGAGCAAATCAATTCCCAAGAAGAATTATTTTGCCAAATACAGTAAAATCAAGAAATCCTAATGCTCCAGCTTTAAAGAAAATTATAGATCCAGTTTGGTGGGATGTTAACTAA
- a CDS encoding DUF5011 domain-containing protein, translating into MKKIFISLMIVSGLLLTSCEGDSTDGVSKVTAYANFTMNGPNLVILTQGDTYTEEGVTAEADGKTLEVKTDGAVDTSKPSMYKLKYSAVNSDGFPASVTRTVVVLSNKPSTIDLTGTFLRSGNPNVVTPLPGYGGRKYTCDNATGYSIAADKLTMEFYNIDDKQIYAPYTENASASGISAESNIGTITDKNNWKWVIYASAVFGTAERVFKR; encoded by the coding sequence ATGAAAAAGATTTTTATATCTCTAATGATAGTCTCAGGACTATTATTAACTTCTTGCGAAGGAGACTCTACTGATGGAGTTTCGAAAGTAACAGCTTACGCCAACTTTACGATGAATGGCCCAAATCTTGTTATTCTAACTCAAGGAGATACATATACTGAGGAAGGTGTTACTGCTGAGGCTGATGGAAAAACACTTGAAGTAAAAACTGATGGTGCTGTAGACACAAGTAAGCCTTCAATGTACAAACTAAAATACTCTGCAGTAAATAGTGATGGTTTCCCTGCTTCTGTAACACGTACTGTTGTTGTTTTAAGTAACAAACCATCTACAATTGATTTAACTGGTACTTTCCTAAGAAGTGGAAACCCTAACGTGGTAACCCCACTACCTGGATACGGTGGAAGAAAATACACATGTGATAATGCAACTGGATATAGTATAGCTGCCGATAAGTTGACTATGGAATTTTATAATATAGACGACAAACAAATTTACGCACCATACACTGAAAACGCTTCTGCGTCTGGAATTTCTGCAGAAAGTAACATTGGTACCATTACAGATAAAAACAACTGGAAATGGGTAATTTATGCTTCAGCAGTTTTCGGTACAGCTGAGAGAGTATTTAAAAGATAA
- the rlmB gene encoding 23S rRNA (guanosine(2251)-2'-O)-methyltransferase RlmB, translating into MEKEHQIFGIRAIIEAIQAGKEVDKVFIQKEISGELMKDLMKVMKRANINFSYVPVEKLNRLTPNNHQGAVATISPIGFIELEHLVESTIESGAKPLFLILDQISDARNFGAIIRTAECTGVNGIIVQKAGSAPVNGDTVKTSAGAVFNVPICKVEHIKDAIFYLQGSGIKTIAATEKTDQNIYDLSLNEPLAIIMGSEDRGINPSVLKIVDEKAKLPMFGSIGSLNVSVACGAFLYETVRQRN; encoded by the coding sequence ATGGAAAAAGAACATCAAATATTTGGCATTAGAGCCATCATAGAAGCAATTCAGGCTGGAAAAGAAGTTGATAAAGTATTTATACAAAAAGAGATTTCCGGAGAATTAATGAAAGATTTAATGAAAGTAATGAAACGTGCTAACATTAACTTCTCCTATGTTCCTGTTGAAAAATTAAACCGTCTTACACCAAACAATCACCAGGGTGCAGTCGCTACAATATCTCCTATTGGTTTTATCGAATTAGAACATCTTGTAGAATCTACAATTGAATCAGGAGCAAAACCTTTGTTTTTAATATTAGATCAAATCTCTGATGCAAGAAACTTTGGCGCCATTATCAGGACTGCAGAATGTACCGGAGTAAATGGAATTATAGTTCAGAAAGCAGGTTCGGCACCGGTAAATGGAGATACCGTAAAAACCTCTGCCGGAGCAGTATTTAATGTGCCAATTTGTAAAGTTGAACATATTAAAGATGCTATTTTTTACCTTCAGGGTTCAGGTATTAAAACCATAGCCGCAACCGAAAAAACAGATCAAAACATTTACGATTTATCTTTAAATGAACCTTTGGCAATCATCATGGGATCTGAAGACAGAGGAATAAACCCATCTGTTCTTAAAATTGTAGATGAAAAAGCAAAACTGCCAATGTTTGGTTCTATTGGATCGTTAAATGTTTCTGTTGCTTGTGGAGCCTTTTTATACGAAACTGTTCGTCAAAGAAATTAG